A genomic window from Gossypium hirsutum isolate 1008001.06 chromosome D12, Gossypium_hirsutum_v2.1, whole genome shotgun sequence includes:
- the LOC107955118 gene encoding F-box protein At5g07670 isoform X2, with translation MSALAEKADSPLKKKPPSWSDIWLKNTKPLKHVVFTMPLQSLSPKDPKSQTLIPTFANIDRTLLLSDELLLQILSKLPHLQRNPNSLVCKRWLNLQGRLIRSLKILDWDFLESGRLLTRFPNLTHVDLLNGCLLSPRDSGILLTHRLVSMQMGSGFCSNRKFLEEDLLPVEVVDKGLQALANGCPNLRRLVVINASELGLLTVAEECLTLQELELHKCNDNVLRGIAACENLQIVKLVANVDGLYSSSVTDIGLTILAQGCKRLVRLELSGCEGSFDGIKAIGQCCLMLEELTICDHKMDDGWLAGLSYCENLKTLKLLSCKRIDRSPGRDEYLGFCPALERLHLQKCQLRSKKSVRALFRVCEAVREIVIQDCWGLDNDMFRFASVCSSLVPVNMA, from the exons ATGTCGGCTTTGGCGGAAAAGGCAGATTCGCCATTGAAGAAGAAGCCACCGAGCTGGTCGGACATTTGGCTCAAAAACACCAAGCCGTTGAAGCATGTGGTGTTCACTATGCCCCTTCAGTCTTTATCTCCGAAAGACCCCAAATCCCAAACCTTAATCCCAACTTTCGCCAACATTGATCGAACCCTTCTCTTGTCCGACGAGCTCCTCCTACAAATCCTTTCAAAGCTGCCGCATTTGCAACGGAACCCTAACTCCCTCGTCTGCAAGCGGTGGCTCAATCTCCAAGGCCGCCTTATACGGTCCTTAAAGATCCTGGATTGGGATTTTCTTGAATCTGGGCGGTTATTGACGAGGTTTCCCAACTTGACCCACGTGGATTTGCTCAACGGCTGTTTGTTATCGCCGCGAGATTCTGGGATTCTGTTGACTCATCGGCTGGTTTCTATGCAAATGGGTTCTGGATTTTGTTCTAATCGCAAGTTTCTGGAAGAAGATCTATTGCCTGTCGAAGTTGTTGACAAAGGGCTGCAAGCACTTGCCAATGGCTGTCCAAATCTTCGAAGGCTTGTGGTGATTAACGCCAGTGAGTTGGGACTGCTAACGGTGGCCGAAGAATGTTTGACTTTGCAAGAATTGGAGTTACACAAGTGCAACGACAACGTTTTACGTGGGATTGCGGCGTGTGAGAATTTGCAAATTGTGAAACTCGTTGCCAACGTTGATGGACTCTATAGTTCGTCGGTTACCGACATTGGTTTAACCATCCTAGCTCAAGGGTGTAAAAGGTTGGTTAGGCTTGAGCTTAGTGGATGCGAAGGGAGTTTTGATGGGATTAAAGCGATTGGGCAATGCTGTTTGATGCTTGAAGAATTGACTATTTGTGATCATAAAATGGATGATGGATGGTTGGCTGGGTTGTCTTACTGTGAGAACTTGAAGACTTTGAAGTTACTGTCTTGTAAGAGGATTGATCGGAGTCCGGGCCGCGATGAGTATTTGGGGTTTTGTCCTGCTCTCGAACGGTTGCATTTGCAGAAATGTCAGTTGCGGAGCAAGAAGAGTGTGAGAGCACTGTTTAGAGTATGCGAAGCTGTGAGAGAGATTGTTATTCAGGACTGCTGGGGATTGGATAATGATATGTTCAGGTTTGCAAGTGTTTGCAG TTCCTTAGTGCCTGTTAACATGGCCTGA
- the LOC107955118 gene encoding F-box protein At5g07670 isoform X1: protein MSALAEKADSPLKKKPPSWSDIWLKNTKPLKHVVFTMPLQSLSPKDPKSQTLIPTFANIDRTLLLSDELLLQILSKLPHLQRNPNSLVCKRWLNLQGRLIRSLKILDWDFLESGRLLTRFPNLTHVDLLNGCLLSPRDSGILLTHRLVSMQMGSGFCSNRKFLEEDLLPVEVVDKGLQALANGCPNLRRLVVINASELGLLTVAEECLTLQELELHKCNDNVLRGIAACENLQIVKLVANVDGLYSSSVTDIGLTILAQGCKRLVRLELSGCEGSFDGIKAIGQCCLMLEELTICDHKMDDGWLAGLSYCENLKTLKLLSCKRIDRSPGRDEYLGFCPALERLHLQKCQLRSKKSVRALFRVCEAVREIVIQDCWGLDNDMFRFASVCRRVKLLSLEGCSLLTTEGLEAVILSWQDLENLIVVSCKNINESGISPALATLFSILKELRWRPDVKSLLASSLVGTGMGKKGGRFFKRT from the exons ATGTCGGCTTTGGCGGAAAAGGCAGATTCGCCATTGAAGAAGAAGCCACCGAGCTGGTCGGACATTTGGCTCAAAAACACCAAGCCGTTGAAGCATGTGGTGTTCACTATGCCCCTTCAGTCTTTATCTCCGAAAGACCCCAAATCCCAAACCTTAATCCCAACTTTCGCCAACATTGATCGAACCCTTCTCTTGTCCGACGAGCTCCTCCTACAAATCCTTTCAAAGCTGCCGCATTTGCAACGGAACCCTAACTCCCTCGTCTGCAAGCGGTGGCTCAATCTCCAAGGCCGCCTTATACGGTCCTTAAAGATCCTGGATTGGGATTTTCTTGAATCTGGGCGGTTATTGACGAGGTTTCCCAACTTGACCCACGTGGATTTGCTCAACGGCTGTTTGTTATCGCCGCGAGATTCTGGGATTCTGTTGACTCATCGGCTGGTTTCTATGCAAATGGGTTCTGGATTTTGTTCTAATCGCAAGTTTCTGGAAGAAGATCTATTGCCTGTCGAAGTTGTTGACAAAGGGCTGCAAGCACTTGCCAATGGCTGTCCAAATCTTCGAAGGCTTGTGGTGATTAACGCCAGTGAGTTGGGACTGCTAACGGTGGCCGAAGAATGTTTGACTTTGCAAGAATTGGAGTTACACAAGTGCAACGACAACGTTTTACGTGGGATTGCGGCGTGTGAGAATTTGCAAATTGTGAAACTCGTTGCCAACGTTGATGGACTCTATAGTTCGTCGGTTACCGACATTGGTTTAACCATCCTAGCTCAAGGGTGTAAAAGGTTGGTTAGGCTTGAGCTTAGTGGATGCGAAGGGAGTTTTGATGGGATTAAAGCGATTGGGCAATGCTGTTTGATGCTTGAAGAATTGACTATTTGTGATCATAAAATGGATGATGGATGGTTGGCTGGGTTGTCTTACTGTGAGAACTTGAAGACTTTGAAGTTACTGTCTTGTAAGAGGATTGATCGGAGTCCGGGCCGCGATGAGTATTTGGGGTTTTGTCCTGCTCTCGAACGGTTGCATTTGCAGAAATGTCAGTTGCGGAGCAAGAAGAGTGTGAGAGCACTGTTTAGAGTATGCGAAGCTGTGAGAGAGATTGTTATTCAGGACTGCTGGGGATTGGATAATGATATGTTCAGGTTTGCAAGTGTTTGCAG GAGAGTGAAGCTGCTATCTTTAGAAGGATGCTCTTTGTTGACAACTGAAGGTCTGGAAGCGGTGATTCTTTCATGGCAGGACCTTGAAAATCTTATAGTGGTATCATGCAAGAACATAAATGAAAGCGGCATATCTCCTGCACTTGCAACTTTATTCTCCATTCTGAAAGAGTTGAGGTGGAGGCCGGATGTGAAATCACTGCTTGCATCGAGTCTTGTAGGAACCGGCATGGGAAAGAAAGGTGGTAGATTTTTCAAGAGGACATAA
- the LOC107955119 gene encoding uncharacterized protein — protein sequence MGEHEKMNNNNNKGKGIAVKIRVDNNQSDTGKGDDRITRSIATAKFSPRNASSKYDFVKVKVWLGDNADHYYVLSRFLLSRMLTVTKIPNHVAVKISLELKKLLIDNSLLDISQSDLEANLFKLMEWRGYGQEYISRYKMMTRFHHQRVPLVILVCGTACVGKSTIATQLAQRLNLPNVLQTDMVYELLRTATDAPLASTPVWARDFSSSEELIIEFCRECRIVRKGLNGDLKKAMKDGKPVIIEGIHLDPSIYLMNDELKAPTSVDGPSQQSVASDDNSSVQKENNFITTSQSNTENGKNHPVRLSEGVSADNVNKVSESVKSMSLETASDNKGETVKVPEVNGSTARKEKSGPKPIIIPIVLKMSEFDHKALLEERITTQALAGKCLVQDTDNLITNLKTIQNYLCSFKSQGLTVVNLSATTFSQTLDWLHGYILQSWDEGMKYYGS from the exons atgggagAGCATGAGAAGATGAACAACAATAACAACAAGGGGAAGGGAATTGCAGTGAAAATAAGAGTTGATAACAATCAAAGCGACACAGGTAAAGGCGACGACAGGATTACGAGATCTATCGCCACCGCCAAATTCAGTCCCCGCAACGCTTCATCCAAATATGACTTCGTCAAG GTGAAGGTCTGGTTGGGTGATAATGCCGATCATTATTATGTTTTATCCAGGTTTTTGCTTAGCAGAATGTTAACCGTCACGAAG ATTCCGAATCATGTTGCAGTTAAAATCTCTCTTGAGCTCAAGAAGCTGCTTATAGACAACAGCCTTTTGGATAT CTCGCAGTCCGATTTAGAGGCTAATCTTTTTAAG CTGATGGAGTGGCGAGGTTATGGACAGGAGTACATAAGCCGGTACAAGATGATGACCAG ATTTCACCATCAGAGAGTTCCTTTGGTAATTCTTGTTTGTGGAACTGCTTGTGTTGGGAAGTCTACTATAGCTACACAACTTGCACAGAGGCTAAACTTGCCAAATGTCTTACAG ACAGATATGGTTTATGAATTGCTACGCACGGCAACCGA TGCACCGTTAGCATCTACTCCTGTATGGGCGCGGGATTTTAGCTCCTCTGAGGagttaattattgaattttgtcGTGAATGCAGGATAGTTCGCAAAG GGTTGAACGGGGATCTAAAAAAGGCAATGAAAGATGGAAAGCCAGTAATAATCGAG GGAATACATCTGGACCCAAGCATCTATTTAATGAATGACGAGCTTAAAGCTCCAACCTCTGTAGATGGACCATCCCAGCAGTCCGTGGCATCGGATGATAATTCTTCAGTTCAAaaggaaaataattttattactaCATCTCAAAGTAACACAGAAAATGGTAAAAACCATCCTGTGCGTTTATCTGAAGGCGTGTCAGCTGACAATGTGAACAAAGTGTCGGAATCTGTAAAGTCCATGTCTCTAGAAACTGCTTCTGACAATAAAG GTGAAACTGTTAAGGTACCAGAAGTAAATGGAAGTACTGCTAGAAAAGAAAAATCTGGCCCTAAACCAATAATAATACCCATAGTTCTGAAGATGTCTGAATTTGATCACAAG GCATTACTTGAGGAGAGGATCACTACTCAGGCATTAGCTGGTAAATGTCTAGTTCAG GATACAGATAACTTAATAACGAACTTGAAGACTATTCAAAACTATCTTTGCTCTTTCAAGTCACAG GGTTTAACAGTTGTCAATTTATCTGCGACTACATTTTCACAGACATTAGATTGGCTACATGGATATATTCTTCAG AGCTGGGATGAAGGAATGAAATATTATGGATCCTGA